Part of the Haliaeetus albicilla chromosome 28, bHalAlb1.1, whole genome shotgun sequence genome, ATTTTCTGATTATTTATGAGGATCTGCTAAGAAGACTTAATGAAGTCACTGGGATCTCTGCTGAGGCACAATGTTCCAAGCTAGCCCATTCTCTAAGAAGGCTGATGCCTAAAACTGTAGACTGGAGTAAAGTATCTCcttttcctgagaaaaaaatgctagaTGACATAGAATATTAGAATAGCAGAAACATTTAAGTACTACAAAATGCTAAAACTATTAAGTAGTATCACATGACATTAATTTAAAGCATTTCATATAACAAAGGGCCAATCCTTCTCCCTAGGTAAGCTAGAAAGAGCTGGGAGTCTTCACGGATTACCCTGCTGAGGCAAAGAACTCTTCCTCCCCTGAGCTTACAGCTATTCCAGTTTCTATACAAATATAGCATCCTCATTGAGCAGTAGTTGGGGTGgggttaaaaaaacaaaaccaacctctcccccccccccccccccaaacacacacagaagttCTCTCAGATATGTGGGAATGCTGGGTGATTTACTATGCCTTGGAAGCTACAATTAACAATTAGTTGGCCAGTTTTCAGTACATGACAATAGCCTTAAATACAATCACTTGGCTGATGTAGGATTAAACATGGAATCAGATGTCTTACAAGTctaacagaaaaagcaaaactatttcATCGTTTTCAAAAATACCACTCATGATTTTTTCATCAATACTGTTTCATTAATACCTCAGGATTAAAGCTCACCTGCATTTCAGTTACTACATTTCTAAATTATCCCCCCAAAGTAACACCAAACCCTAACGTGTCCAGTTCCAGACTTCCCATTTTGACATACTACTCCTATGCATTCACTTTACCAACGATGAGCCCTTGACCTAGTTTAATCGAGCACTCCATCACCTGTTAAATCCAGCTGTAAGACTAGCACATTCACTGACCACACGTATACAATAGCCTTCACTGGATCCTTGTTTGATCAGtgcagttttgttgtttttctgtcaaCTAGCTGAAGTAGAAAGTAAGAGTCAAATTTAGTTATGCATGTTTTAGTTATAGCACTCACACTGAATTGCCAAACATCTCAcattctgtaatttttatttcccataAAGACTAATAGCAAAGTGCTGATGAACAAGAAGTTATCTTCATTATCTGTCTTTAGGAGGATTAGGATTCTTGCGTCTTCTATGATacctagaagaaaaaaaggctgcagtGAATGCAAGCTTTGGAGAGTCTTCGATTCTCCTGATATTTTTCCCCCTGGTGAGTGATCTGGAGGTTACACAAGTAACCAAGACACAAGACACACGAGCACTCATTAGATGTAATCTCTGTTGTTCACAGAGTTACATAACGCTACTCATTTCTATTGCTACATCTGCTACAAGCATGCAATAATCCAATCAATTCTACAGCTGAATAGGTACAAAGGCTGCTGTTTATTCTTAATCCTTTGtgtgaagttaattttcttacATGGCCAGCTTTTCCTTTGGCTAAAATGATAGCTACAGAACAAAGAGACTTGATGTTTAAAGGAGTTATGCCAGACTGTACATTAAATAGTGTAATATTTTGCAGACAAACTAAAAAACAAACTCTTCACAACAAAAATGATCCCTACTTTCCTCTTAATTGCCCACCCTAAAACAATGAAGATCCTCTTTGATGCTCATTAAAGTGACAGCTACCCCCTTTGGCCATAGAAAGTTCTACAATTTCATTCCTTTTATCTACTCCCAAaacacagtaattaaaaaaagttttctgtggacaaaaaaaaaaaaaataaatctgcctTTATCAAGTCTCCATAGCTATAAATTGGCAGCTACCAAAAGGTGCAGTAACATGGACTGGAAAGGAGTAACACAAACTAGAATGCCATTTGTTTCCAGTGGTATATCTGAATGTATATAGTTCTTTAAGCTCAGTCATGCATATTTGCACCTCTCCTCCTCCTAGCTTTCTGAGTACAAGGCACACCAAGGTGCACTTTTCaccatttcaaatgaaaaaccTCTACTATTCTTAGGTCTGAGAATCATCCcattaagttttttttctgaaaagctgttaAGGAATAGACAATTCATGTTTCCAAGCTGTATTTGGTTATATTCATTGAAGATATTTTACATACTAGATTCTCTTATGCTGACTTCACTTATGCAACTTTAATATTAATCACCCAAACCAGTAGTTAACTAGATGGTATGAAAAATTCCTACTCCATGacacattttacaaaaaaaagttgcaaagagtcatcattaaaaaaaacttatgAAATACAGTCTTCCATTTACACAACACTGCATTTAAGATTTTACGTAGTAGCCCATGTGCTAACAGTATCTTGTCTCACATGACTTAACCTAGGTTGAATCTAGTCATTAAATTATTCCTGTATCTCCTTTTACATCCCAAAAGAACaaacattgaaaagaaaatacttactGTCCCACAGGATACCAGCGATGTTTTGTTGtgtaaaacattttgctgaGCTCTTCAATTGTAGGACCTCTCTTGTTCTTCAGCTCTTTTTCATTCAATCTGGATTTCAAAACTTGATCAAGGGTTTCTTCTGTATTATTCACTGGATCTGGCCGTGGTATGGGCTATAAAGACAGTAGTGTATgtatttccttcttcttttttttgagaaaatcaAAAAGCCAAGCTACATAGATAGCATTACAATTTACTCTTAACAGCTGAAACCAAAGGAATACAGAAGAATGCCTGTAATTGTAAAGGCTGTTTATCACCatcccccacacccccccaaacAAAGCCACATCACTGTGGAGCAGATGTCTAGAAACATCTAATTAACCCAGGTGCTACAGCTGATTACCCTACCCCTAAAATCAGCACTCCTGTCATCATTATTGCTGATCTCCTCCTTCAATTCACTAGCTGAATCATAAGCTTCAGTTCTACTAATACAAAAGTACTCGTATTATTCCTACTTAGAAATTTATTCAGTGACAATCTTCATTACTAAAAAAGCTTTTAGATGATTTGTACCTTCGAGAAGAATGTCACTTCCTAATTACCTGTGCATCTGCTAAGACCAAGACATTTGTTCATGACCTGAAACCTAACTACTAGCACcgtacaaatatttttccttggtttAGTCTTGTTTTTCCTGAGAGATGCAACTGATAGGTTTAAAAATAGCGATATGTAACTTGCAGGCAAAGAGTGCTAAATTTTAAGTTTGCAATGGAGAATTTTCATATTGGGTACTTCAGCAATGTAGCTACcatttgcagtattttattaGCTCATGAGAACTAGAAATTGAAACAAAAAGTGTACACTAGAAAAGTTTATGTAGACTTACTTTTGTCAGTATAAAAAGCACACTGAAAATACTACTGATAgataaaaattcagtatttaaagttctttgtgggatttatgAACCCAGAGTGCTGAATGGAATTTAAAGCTCAAgttgaaaacagcagcagcactccTTTACATCCTCTTGCCCAGACTGCGGCATCTGTACACAGTAGGATGTGTGAACCATAACCTGCATTTCAAACATCCTCCCTGAGGAGTACACTCATAGACAGACACTAGTTTTCTCTGTAGTGCACAAGTATTTGAATGCCTCATTTAATTCTGTTTGAGTTACTACATGCTGTGATATCTGAGCATTTCTTACTCTGCAACTTTCCCTCAATTTAACTAAGAATAAGGTCCTGCTCATGACAGCAGCTATATTGGTCATTTGCTTACTTCACAGACATGCTGATCACATACTAAAAAGTACATcagtatttcaaataaaaaaaaaagatgcccTCAAAATTATGAGCTACTTATGCCTTTATGAGAGTAAGAAATATAAATGTGTACATTTGGACATACTTTTGTATGCTCGTATGGAATCTCAAGCGAAGGGTGGTAGCAGACAATTGTCTTCAAATCTGACGTCACTGCAAGTTCCACcttgctataaaaataaaaacttagaCTCTTAAATATATCCCTtacaattttcagaaatgctgagcaaCTAAGCAGTCCGAGTCCCGAAGAAAACAAGATTTGATCTTGCATTTATGAATTCTTAAGAATCTTCTATAAAATAAACCCTTATAAAATAACGGTCACAAATACTTGATctgaacttcttttttttttttccccagccatcttcaagtttctttttttggatggagaggaaaaaaggggtaAAATAAAGGATTAAAGATAGCTGGGAATATGGGTTGGGAAAAAGTCTTTTAACACTTCGAATACTTGCATACAAAACTGTAGCAACAGATGGGGATAATGATCTCTAGGACAACATGCCTTTATAAGCAGTATGGCACctacaaaagaaagaacaggaaaCAAAGCTCTGTTTGGGGTTCCAGCTTTTAGAGTTGGTAAAAGATGATGAGCATGATGAACAAAAAGTCCTACTGAGAGGTTCTTTGAGGGAGTATGACTCTCTTCTCACCCTTCTTCCTTACTAACTTCCATGACACATTAGCTTCCTAAAACCTTGTATGACATGGATGCTGCGTTTCTCACTGTATTTGTATCATCTTTTCCAGTTTCCTACTCAAGTTTCCCATGCAGCAGTACAAAAATACCTGGACTTTGTCTTAACAACAAGCATTAATGAAAATGACTGTTCTTTAGCTACTTTTGCTGTTCCACAAACAAAACTGCAGGGGTCCTGGTGTTATCACCATGTTTAGAATGAGTCCTGCATGATTTTTCATTacactcatttttttaaatactaactTCACAATCATTATCATCAGAAACAGTACTTTAGTTAAAATATCCAAAAGTGGCAGAAGATGTATTTTATACCATTATATGACAACTTCACAACAGAGAAAGTAGCCCTGGAATAAGTGTTACATAAAAAGGCCACGCATCAAAGTGCCTTTAAGTACCAGTTGTAGTCTTCAGGGAGAACTGAGTATGTAGATTTACGGCAAGCATGATATACTGctccatctgtaaaaaaaaaaaaccaaaaacaaacacgTAAAGAGCACTAATGTAAAAACAGAGAGCTGTGCCAAATTTAAGAATGCTtacattttcattctgttctAAGTCTTAATCAGGGATTATAATCATACTCAGTTTTAGATTAACAAAATCCAAATACTGTCTAAACAGAAGTTCACTTTACTACACAGATTTCTAGTGCAATcaaaaaatacagtatcttGGTAGCTATGGCCTACATTTACCTTTCCAGTTGTactttttcctaagaaaaatcACAGTATGAACACAATACCTACAGATTTCACCATTAGCATGTATTTTTTACATATGCAAAGAACATTACCTTATGACTTACAGGGAAGATCATAATTTCATTCATAGcaatatttattataaaaatcaaatgcataCTTTGCTGGCAACTGCTATACAAAACACAAAAGTATAACGTCTTGTGATAGCAAGATGTTGTCCTGCTGTAACACTAGAGAACTTTACCCCTTTCCCCAGGTTCCTGTTGGGCTCCAAGGAAAGCAATCCAAGAATTACAAGTAGTaaaagaaggccaacagcatccagGACTGTACTAAGTGGACCAAGGGAAGGTATTATCTCCCTCTACTCAGCACCTGTCAGACAACATCCAGATACTATGGCCAGTTTGGGGCCCTTTTATTAAAGATAAACTTGAACTACTTCAGCAAAAGCCTGCCAAGATGGTCAGGGGCTGCAGCACCTGCCCTGTGGTGAGAGGCTGAGGGACTGGAGCTGGCTCAGCTTAGAGCAGAGACGGTTTTGGGAGACCTAAGAGCAGCCCCCAGCAACTGTGTATGAGGACTGGGGCTATTGAGGAGAGGGAGCCAGTCTGTTCACAGGGGTGCATGGTGGGAGGACATGAAACAATAAGTTGAAGTGAGAGGCTCTGACTAGATAGGtagagaaatgttttccttgtgaATACAGCCAACCAGTGGGACCTGGGGCCCAGGCAGGtttgtgcagtctccatccttggagacttCAAAGACCCAGctggacaaagccctgagcaacctggtggGATTGCAGAGCTGagcctgctttgagcaggaggttggaccaCAGACCACccaaagtcccttccaactgagTTTTCCCACAATTCCATTTCCaatttttcatagaatcatttaggctggaaaagacatctaagatcaagtccaactgtaaacctaacgTAAGGTGTTAaatagtgtcctggtttcagctgggacagagttaattgtcttcctagtagctggtacagtgctgtgttttgagttcagtatgagaagaatgttgataacacactgatgttttcagttgttgctcagtagtgtttataccaagtcaaggatttttcagcttctcatgcccagccagcgagaaggctggaggggcacaaggagttgggaggggacacagccaggacagctgacccaaactggccaaaagggtattccataccatgtcaTGTCATGCCTactatataaactggggggagggggaatcactgcttgggagctaactgggcatcaatcagcgagtggtgagcaattgcattgtgcatcacttgttttgtatattccaattcttttattgtctttttattattatcatcattattagtttcttcttttttgttctattaaactgttcttagctcaacccacaagttttacttccctgattctctcccccatcccactggggggggggggggggggagtgagcgagcagctgcgtgatgcttagctgctggctggggttaaaccatgacaaataGTAACAGTCCCTTGTATAGGAACCATACCATAGGCATCTTGCCTTCCACAACTGTGTAGGTACGCATGCCTAAGATGGGCCTGGGAGGTGCCTGTAGTTGACTTTTACTGGCAAACCCCTTCCTTTACTGCCAGAACCTAACACAAATCCACGTTTAAGTTTCTGAGTCAAGCTTCTTCTACCACTACACTTCAAGAACTGAATTATGATCACAAGAACTAAGTCTTTGCATGTTCTGAGccttctgttttcaaataagTCAGAAAAAGGTTTCAGCTTTTTTGTGACACGTTATTTTATGTAGACCATGTTTAGTTTTAATACAAACAGGATTCTTCTTGGCTGTTCATAATGGAGGGGGAGAACATTCTGTGTGTCAAAACTGGGAAAGCTGAAAGAACCAAAAAAAACTTTTGTGtagcttttttcctctcagaaatatttaaatttaagaattttaCATTTAAGATATAGCTAATatacttaaatatatattttagatATAAAATTCTTAAATTTAGAATTTCTGTTAGCACTTCCATGCTTCAGTTCTTCCAATTAAATCATTCTTAGTTATTAAGTTGAGTTCTGGTAAAATATTACTGTAAATAGTTCGTATTTCTTCCTAAGATTTATTTCCCCTCCTTGCCCACTAACCTCTAAAATGTAACTTCTCCATTATATTTTCTCCATTCCTGTCTTTTCTACCACCTTTACTATCTCCCCTACATCTTTCTATTGACATCTAAAACACGGACAGAAATCTAAGAAATAATATTGCCTGTTTTCACTTGTTCTCTGTTTATGTTAAGTAATGAGATTTTACTGTAGCCTATTCTCACCACTGTttgtaaatctgaaaaaataactttaaatctTCAAGTATAATCAGCGGTAAGAGGGGTGATATTTACAAGCTAATTAATAAATTAGAGGACCATCAAAAACCAAATCAAGATATCCTTTAACTATCAGCAGAGAACACAGAATATCAGACTTGATTCTGTTCAAGTGAAAATTCACTTCCACGCTGCCACTACTTTAAACAGTACAAGACAGAAAGTCTCAAAGAACAAGTTTTAATATAGGACTTCTACAATTTCATCACTACTTACTCTGTAGCGGGGCCCGCCTACAGGTTGCTACTGAACGCATCCAGAAGAGGCTGGACCATGCGGTTCTGAGCGATGTTGCCATgctgacagcagagaggaaaccaGTCCTGGACAAGACAGAACTCAACTGGACACCgtatcctttttttctgcagaacacCCTCTGAAAGAAACCAGTTTCGTAACTGTTCAGGGTACAAAAGACCTacaatttaatttcttgaaTATCTTAAGGATAAATAAAATGTGTGCAGTCTATTTGTCATTATTTATCAGTTGTTTAGAAGTCCTTATTATTTAAGATACTGGCACCTGCTTCCTTAATAGTCAAATGTGGTACATGACTTTATTTACTGAGAGGTACTCTTTGAAGGTACGTCattaacttcaaaaaaaaagtttccaagcTTGGGTCTTCTCACAGTTTTTCTACTGGTATTCACCCACCTAAGTTTTGCATCCTTCCTTCAGCACAATCCACAGAATTATTCCTGAACCATGCTTTTCCTGTTCACAATGTAAATATCATCACCCAGTACAAAACCAGAAGTACTTATAAATAAcacttgttgtggtttaacaaACACTCTAGATACAGTTGGTTTCATCCATCTCAAAAGCAACACACCTAAAAGCTA contains:
- the MRPL42 gene encoding large ribosomal subunit protein mL42, producing MATSLRTAWSSLFWMRSVATCRRAPLQNGAVYHACRKSTYSVLPEDYNCKVELAVTSDLKTIVCYHPSLEIPYEHTKPIPRPDPVNNTEETLDQVLKSRLNEKELKNKRGPTIEELSKMFYTTKHRWYPVGQYHRRRKNPNPPKDR